In Stieleria varia, one genomic interval encodes:
- a CDS encoding YbcC family protein has translation MSIAQPAEFHVADAPVFVTPRIVRKIDDVLSKVAGVVSPVWPLRDYVAVNPYAGLSAQSFLAARESMRSYSDCELLMPLKHYAAEFHKGNFSVADIRVAIGEVAAAGVVSQYTAEELADQLNTIGPCGVHFDDSLSPTNGDRVVRTIAELATKTGCADWQEVIIDDISKHCAAYYDQGQAKWSRPNLGQSLYESWRDSAQDDLNVEILGLSGFRQFVRGLPSTPQEAIGAMLQALAIPESLWSRFLLCQAFSVPGWSAWTKYQSSWAGGGDGEGPDFNSLLAIRMAYDVALAKLQDVCVDWVDLFDGVSPEHFPAGDASQDDIDVRYTLLQASEIGYRNRLLNSLVMNEEASRNTDTDRKLAQMVFCIDVRSERIRRQLETVSDKVETFGFAGFFGMPIEYVPLGAKSGVPHLPVLLKPKFKLREGLHETDTPIETQAIADRHRIRSWKQMWKGFQTSAVGCFTFVETTGLMYGLKLLRRALGLSGQQGDARFDGVAVQDREHIGPTLRGLNQQGITTSVQADLAEAMLRNLGLTENFAKLVVFCGHGSQTDNNPLAAGLDCGACGGHSGQPNARFAAMLLNQPYIRSVLSDRGIDIPEDTWFVAGLHNTTTDSITFYDQAEVPSHRALEIGCLTDICDTASEQTRLERMPVVASSSVSDLLKRASDWSEVRPEWGLAGNAAFVVAPRSVTQHANLDARSFLHSYDHRQDPHGSVLEAIMTAPMVVAHWINMQYYASTVDNRYFGSGNKTVHNVVGQFGILSGNGGDLMTGLPWQSLHTGSDFQHLPQRLLVVIAAPRESIGRVIAKHQPVADLLHGGWLHLMSIEDGKVYRYTMDGVWESTSSKKKDTHSI, from the coding sequence ATGAGCATCGCACAGCCTGCAGAATTTCATGTAGCGGACGCACCTGTATTTGTCACGCCGCGTATTGTTCGCAAGATCGACGATGTACTCTCTAAAGTCGCTGGTGTCGTCTCGCCGGTTTGGCCCCTCCGGGACTACGTCGCTGTCAATCCGTATGCCGGTTTGTCTGCCCAATCGTTTCTGGCAGCCCGTGAGTCCATGCGGTCGTACTCTGATTGCGAATTGCTGATGCCACTCAAACATTACGCAGCAGAGTTTCACAAAGGGAATTTTTCAGTGGCAGATATCCGAGTTGCGATTGGGGAAGTCGCTGCCGCTGGGGTCGTTTCTCAGTACACCGCAGAGGAACTGGCTGACCAACTCAATACGATCGGACCGTGTGGGGTCCATTTCGATGATTCTCTAAGTCCGACCAACGGTGATCGGGTTGTTCGAACGATTGCGGAACTGGCAACGAAAACTGGGTGCGCCGATTGGCAGGAAGTGATCATTGATGATATTTCAAAGCACTGCGCCGCATACTATGACCAAGGTCAGGCGAAATGGTCTCGTCCGAACTTGGGACAATCACTTTACGAGTCTTGGAGGGATTCCGCGCAGGACGACTTGAACGTTGAGATCTTGGGGCTCTCTGGATTTCGACAGTTTGTCCGCGGATTGCCATCAACGCCGCAGGAGGCCATCGGAGCGATGCTGCAAGCCTTGGCCATTCCCGAATCACTGTGGTCGCGTTTTTTACTTTGCCAAGCCTTCTCTGTTCCCGGTTGGAGCGCATGGACGAAATACCAATCGAGTTGGGCGGGAGGTGGGGACGGTGAGGGTCCTGATTTCAACAGCCTACTGGCGATTCGAATGGCATACGATGTAGCACTGGCAAAGCTTCAGGATGTGTGCGTGGACTGGGTGGATTTGTTCGACGGCGTGTCCCCAGAGCATTTTCCTGCCGGGGATGCATCTCAGGATGACATTGATGTCCGGTATACCCTGCTGCAGGCGAGCGAAATCGGCTACCGAAATCGATTGTTGAACTCGCTGGTCATGAACGAAGAGGCGTCAAGGAACACGGACACCGATCGCAAGCTTGCTCAGATGGTGTTTTGCATCGATGTGCGATCTGAGCGAATCCGACGTCAGTTGGAGACGGTGTCGGATAAAGTCGAAACGTTCGGTTTCGCCGGATTCTTTGGGATGCCGATCGAATACGTCCCGCTGGGCGCGAAGTCAGGTGTGCCGCATTTGCCGGTATTGCTCAAGCCGAAATTCAAACTGCGTGAAGGGCTGCACGAAACCGACACGCCGATCGAAACTCAGGCCATTGCTGATCGTCATCGTATTCGATCATGGAAACAGATGTGGAAAGGATTTCAGACATCGGCTGTTGGCTGTTTCACCTTTGTCGAGACAACCGGATTGATGTACGGATTGAAACTGCTGCGACGAGCGCTGGGCTTATCAGGACAACAGGGTGACGCTCGATTCGATGGCGTTGCGGTGCAAGATCGAGAGCATATCGGTCCGACTCTGCGAGGCTTGAACCAACAGGGAATCACAACGTCGGTGCAAGCCGACTTAGCCGAAGCAATGTTGCGTAACCTTGGACTCACCGAGAACTTTGCGAAACTCGTTGTCTTCTGCGGACACGGTAGCCAAACCGACAACAACCCGCTGGCCGCTGGCCTTGATTGTGGAGCATGTGGTGGACACTCGGGGCAACCCAATGCCAGGTTTGCTGCAATGCTGCTGAATCAACCCTACATTCGCTCTGTGCTTTCCGACCGAGGAATTGATATCCCGGAGGACACTTGGTTCGTCGCCGGACTGCACAACACGACAACCGATTCGATCACGTTCTATGATCAGGCGGAGGTCCCCTCTCATCGAGCGTTGGAGATCGGTTGTTTGACCGACATTTGCGACACTGCAAGCGAGCAGACGCGACTTGAACGAATGCCGGTGGTTGCGAGTTCGTCGGTCTCTGATCTGCTGAAACGAGCCAGTGACTGGTCCGAGGTGCGACCCGAATGGGGATTGGCTGGAAACGCAGCGTTTGTGGTGGCACCAAGGTCCGTCACCCAGCACGCCAACTTGGACGCTCGATCGTTCCTGCACAGCTATGACCATCGCCAGGATCCCCATGGCAGTGTGCTTGAGGCAATCATGACGGCGCCCATGGTTGTCGCACACTGGATCAACATGCAGTACTACGCTTCGACCGTGGACAATCGATATTTCGGTAGCGGAAACAAGACGGTGCACAACGTGGTCGGGCAGTTCGGGATTTTGTCCGGAAACGGCGGAGACTTGATGACCGGTCTGCCTTGGCAATCATTGCACACCGGCAGTGACTTTCAGCACTTACCCCAGCGTCTGCTGGTCGTGATCGCGGCGCCGCGTGAATCGATTGGCCGAGTGATTGCAAAGCACCAACCCGTAGCAGATCTGCTTCACGGCGGATGGCTGCACTTGATGTCAA
- a CDS encoding proton-conducting transporter membrane subunit, producing the protein MSFAVACVLLLPALVLLGFALVPTGLANARVEWLRRTITWISGLQFVSAFLLTSLFVTGASPVIAEQLLSADHLPFAVSVYFDGVSSLMLTLVSFVGWVICGYSARYLDGEATQGRYFRWTAFTIGAVSIMVISGNLLMFVAAWILTSLGLHQLLTHYGHRPAAQRSAWTKFAISRLGDVSLIAALVLIYRQFNTFDFAELFAAAESMESVTTSLGVAGFLLVVGAITKSAQFPFHTWLPLTMETPTPVSALMHAGIVNAGGYLMIRTSPLVALAPWALTFLAIVGGFTACFAAVVMLTQTSVKKSLAYSTIAQMGFMMLQCGLGAFSAAMLHIIAHSLYKAHAFLSSGTLFPGEQVPDPRLNAHRVDAHRVDAHRVDAQAFGRLITSWGIAGISTLGILSLSFAAFGVDPIVKPGGLLLGGVICLALTYWVAQVYQAGNAKLWVQAMIVAGALCTAYTCSFVAVDQVISASIPSSNTAQIPWAVSGIILVGFLAVFGLQATVTGKSQAKWISKWHVHASNGFYMESIVRRLLAPIRHLNANG; encoded by the coding sequence ATGAGTTTTGCCGTTGCCTGCGTTCTGCTCCTGCCAGCCCTGGTGCTGCTTGGATTTGCCCTAGTCCCTACCGGCCTGGCAAATGCTCGTGTCGAATGGTTGCGTCGAACCATCACTTGGATTTCGGGGCTTCAGTTTGTCTCTGCATTCCTGCTGACATCGTTGTTTGTGACCGGTGCGAGTCCGGTGATCGCAGAGCAGTTGTTGTCGGCCGATCACTTACCGTTCGCCGTTTCGGTCTATTTCGACGGTGTCTCCAGCTTGATGTTGACGCTGGTCAGTTTCGTCGGCTGGGTGATCTGCGGCTACTCGGCTCGCTATCTGGATGGTGAAGCGACACAGGGACGTTACTTTCGCTGGACGGCGTTCACCATCGGCGCTGTATCGATCATGGTGATTTCGGGCAACCTGCTGATGTTCGTGGCTGCTTGGATCTTGACGAGTCTTGGATTGCACCAGTTGCTGACACACTACGGGCATCGACCTGCGGCACAGCGATCGGCTTGGACCAAGTTTGCGATCAGTCGACTCGGCGATGTTTCGTTGATCGCTGCTCTAGTGTTGATCTATCGCCAGTTCAATACGTTTGACTTCGCCGAGCTTTTCGCCGCAGCGGAGTCGATGGAATCGGTAACAACATCACTTGGCGTCGCAGGGTTTCTGTTGGTGGTTGGAGCGATCACGAAGTCGGCCCAGTTTCCCTTTCACACTTGGTTGCCCTTGACCATGGAGACGCCGACACCAGTGTCAGCATTGATGCACGCTGGAATCGTGAACGCGGGAGGGTACTTGATGATCCGAACGAGTCCACTCGTTGCACTCGCGCCCTGGGCATTAACCTTTCTGGCCATCGTCGGTGGTTTCACTGCCTGTTTCGCAGCCGTGGTGATGCTGACTCAGACGAGTGTCAAAAAATCGTTGGCGTACTCCACGATCGCACAAATGGGTTTCATGATGTTGCAATGTGGGCTGGGAGCATTCTCTGCTGCTATGCTGCATATCATCGCTCACTCGCTCTACAAGGCACACGCGTTTCTGAGCAGTGGAACGTTGTTCCCGGGTGAGCAGGTCCCTGACCCTCGGCTCAACGCTCACAGGGTCGACGCTCACAGGGTCGACGCTCACAGGGTCGACGCTCAAGCTTTTGGCCGACTGATCACGTCATGGGGGATCGCAGGGATCTCAACTCTCGGCATTTTGTCTCTCTCGTTTGCTGCGTTCGGAGTCGATCCGATTGTCAAACCTGGTGGACTGCTGCTGGGCGGCGTGATCTGCCTGGCGCTCACCTACTGGGTGGCTCAGGTCTACCAAGCCGGAAACGCAAAACTGTGGGTTCAGGCAATGATTGTTGCCGGGGCACTGTGTACCGCCTACACGTGCAGCTTTGTCGCGGTCGATCAAGTCATCTCGGCCAGCATCCCGAGCAGCAACACAGCGCAGATTCCTTGGGCGGTCTCGGGAATCATCCTGGTGGGTTTCCTGGCGGTGTTCGGACTGCAAGCGACCGTGACTGGAAAAAGCCAAGCGAAATGGATCAGCAAATGGCATGTCCATGCATCCAACGGTTTCTACATGGAAAGCATTGTCCGCCGATTGTTGGCGCCGATTCGTCATCTCAATGCAAACGGCTGA
- a CDS encoding exostosin family protein yields the protein MSWTNRVAALRQSLRQLRVLVRAKKTRAIRDRWMALQKPALTGTRTCLLDFTQTALDGEQGRRFHALVSLLRRAQYDVYLVPRLGFLQSAHKGIKWSAVSATHPFDASVGPSKFDLCLTDRSNPAAPAEKTLRVSHHMQWRTDPQHIPLPYSFHPQIWDLNEDARLEEYRNQERKWLLFFGGNCQQKSYQKIDHYRWLETVNRYKLIAQALTHYPKRTTRLDDAKQLANAKTTNIDGFVLIDSGTHRLPAEQWMETLSQAHFFLAAPGVDYPLSHNCVETMAVGTIPVLEYGSLFTPALQDGVNCIAFSGRAGFQEALERVDSMQADEIAELRRGAIRYYEDHLSPAAFARELMREDARGVQFFSYQTSRAA from the coding sequence ATGAGCTGGACCAATCGAGTCGCTGCCCTTCGCCAATCGCTTCGCCAGCTTCGGGTGCTGGTACGTGCAAAGAAGACACGGGCGATTCGCGACCGCTGGATGGCGCTGCAGAAACCAGCTTTGACCGGCACTCGCACCTGTTTGTTGGATTTCACGCAAACGGCTCTCGACGGAGAGCAAGGGCGACGCTTTCACGCCCTCGTCTCACTGCTTCGGCGAGCCCAATATGATGTCTATCTGGTCCCCCGTCTCGGATTTCTGCAGTCCGCTCACAAAGGTATCAAATGGTCGGCGGTCAGTGCCACACACCCCTTTGACGCCTCGGTCGGACCGAGCAAGTTTGATCTTTGCCTGACCGATCGCAGCAACCCCGCCGCACCTGCCGAAAAAACTCTGCGTGTCTCGCACCACATGCAATGGCGCACCGATCCGCAGCACATTCCACTGCCCTATAGCTTTCATCCGCAAATCTGGGATCTCAACGAAGATGCCCGGCTGGAGGAGTACCGAAATCAGGAGCGAAAGTGGTTGCTGTTTTTCGGCGGCAATTGCCAACAAAAGTCGTATCAAAAGATCGACCATTACCGTTGGCTCGAAACAGTCAATCGGTACAAATTGATCGCTCAAGCGTTGACACATTACCCAAAGCGAACAACCCGCTTGGATGATGCCAAACAGTTAGCGAACGCCAAGACGACCAACATCGATGGGTTTGTGCTGATCGACAGCGGCACGCATCGGTTACCTGCCGAGCAGTGGATGGAAACGCTCTCGCAAGCCCACTTCTTCTTGGCCGCCCCCGGCGTCGACTATCCACTGTCGCACAATTGTGTCGAGACGATGGCCGTCGGAACCATCCCCGTGCTCGAATACGGCAGCTTGTTCACGCCAGCTTTGCAAGATGGTGTGAACTGCATCGCGTTCTCCGGGCGTGCTGGTTTCCAGGAAGCGTTGGAGCGAGTGGACAGCATGCAAGCAGATGAAATCGCCGAGCTTCGGCGTGGAGCGATTCGGTACTACGAAGATCACTTGAGTCCGGCCGCCTTTGCCCGTGAATTGATGCGTGAGGATGCGCGCGGCGTGCAATTCTTTTCCTACCAAACCAGCCGAGCAGCGTGA
- a CDS encoding biotin--[acetyl-CoA-carboxylase] ligase, translated as MMTNGTSPHSLSDEPDDSNHDLRIHTTGDVSDDLRRATHRLIQQQLCGEVFHSAETLSTNTDALQELGGRGPKPDLDGLPILFLTDQQTAGRGRSGNQWQSPGDALTFSMLQPWQIASESGHLLSLAVGVAIAQAIEHDHAPLIARLKWPNDVYVSGGKVAGILIESLARQNSHVVIGIGVNVDQAPALDGAAAGQPTPQSLAKATGSPVSRAALLISIVESLAETLRQLQQSPSEILNAYRQRCLLAGKPISLLSGQRSVSGTCIGVLDNGALEVQTPTGIQQHFSGETRLIRSG; from the coding sequence ATGATGACAAATGGTACTTCACCACATTCCCTGTCCGATGAACCCGATGATTCCAATCACGACTTGCGGATTCACACCACCGGCGACGTCTCAGACGACTTGCGTCGTGCAACACACCGTTTGATCCAACAGCAACTTTGCGGCGAAGTTTTTCACTCGGCGGAAACCCTCTCCACCAACACCGACGCGTTGCAGGAACTCGGTGGGCGTGGGCCGAAGCCAGATTTGGACGGACTGCCAATTCTCTTTCTCACTGATCAGCAAACGGCAGGCCGAGGTCGCAGCGGCAACCAATGGCAAAGCCCGGGGGACGCTCTGACCTTTTCGATGCTGCAACCTTGGCAAATCGCAAGCGAATCGGGGCACCTGCTTTCTCTGGCCGTCGGAGTCGCCATCGCTCAGGCGATCGAGCATGATCATGCGCCGCTGATCGCGAGGCTGAAATGGCCCAATGACGTCTACGTTTCCGGCGGCAAGGTCGCCGGGATCCTGATCGAATCGCTCGCGAGGCAAAACAGCCATGTCGTCATCGGTATCGGCGTCAATGTCGACCAAGCACCGGCATTGGACGGAGCGGCCGCAGGGCAACCCACGCCGCAATCGCTCGCAAAGGCAACCGGCAGCCCCGTGTCGCGTGCCGCATTGCTGATTTCGATCGTTGAATCGCTGGCTGAGACGCTCCGGCAGTTACAGCAGTCCCCCTCAGAAATCTTGAACGCGTATCGGCAGCGGTGCTTGCTCGCCGGAAAACCGATCTCGCTCCTCAGCGGCCAGCGGTCGGTCTCGGGGACATGCATCGGCGTCCTTGACAACGGGGCACTGGAGGTGCAAACACCAACCGGGATTCAGCAGCATTTTAGCGGCGAAACACGCTTGATCCGGTCCGGCTGA
- a CDS encoding zinc ribbon domain-containing protein has translation MSSDTCSHCGGDIPAGARSCRHCGSSDSDGWRDESEHEWDDGFDYDEFARNEFGSDDGMGTSLPRWIQWTGLTLLVAILLAWVLR, from the coding sequence ATGAGTTCTGATACTTGCTCACACTGCGGCGGCGACATTCCTGCGGGTGCTCGATCATGCCGCCACTGCGGCTCTAGCGACTCAGATGGCTGGCGCGATGAGAGCGAGCATGAGTGGGACGACGGATTTGACTATGACGAGTTTGCTCGCAACGAGTTTGGCAGCGACGATGGCATGGGGACTTCCCTGCCGCGTTGGATCCAGTGGACCGGGCTGACGCTCTTGGTAGCGATCCTGCTGGCGTGGGTCCTCAGATGA
- a CDS encoding DUF1501 domain-containing protein translates to MSRSDSPSSLASRRSMLKAAAGCGMMTNTSLMATLLGLQATKSVMAANDTSGYKAIVCLFLFGGNDSYNMLIPRDGDSTSGEYGHYHDSRGGFDYVDGNGVQQNQGGLALEQSSLVPLNPDGSGRSFGLSPGMAADEDPNASTDPAQRGVAGLYNTGKLAFVANIGSLIDYMTATTYASTQKPLGLFSHADLQRHWMSGVPQTRNGLTGWGGRLADAMQATNQNPSVSMNISIGGVNLFQTGGSVIPYTITASNPSGSTPATPATVVAGYSPDLSTTNYQNRIFSRNINGFLDQTYSNLLSQSLVDVNKNSIDAAIAFNEAVNTVTVNTPFNSESPSSQMETIARVIGANSVLQQGRQVFFVSLGGWDNHGDLMTAHEGNLSRVSRALTSFYHALEELGLENDVLTFTASDFARTLSTNGKGSDHAWGGNQIVMGGGINGGKIYGQFPTSLAMGTDIYLNRGRLIPTTSVDSLAAEIAMWFGISNGPDLVDILPNIRTFYGAGETTTPLQMFG, encoded by the coding sequence ATGTCCAGAAGCGATTCTCCCTCCTCGCTTGCATCGCGACGCTCGATGCTAAAGGCCGCGGCGGGATGCGGAATGATGACCAACACGTCATTAATGGCCACCCTGCTGGGGCTGCAAGCGACTAAGTCGGTGATGGCGGCAAACGATACCAGTGGTTACAAGGCGATCGTTTGCTTGTTCCTGTTTGGAGGTAACGATTCGTACAACATGCTGATTCCACGCGACGGCGATTCGACCTCCGGTGAATACGGGCATTACCACGATTCGCGTGGCGGATTCGACTACGTAGACGGAAACGGGGTTCAGCAAAACCAAGGAGGGTTGGCACTGGAGCAAAGCTCACTTGTGCCTTTGAACCCAGATGGCAGCGGTCGCAGTTTTGGCCTCAGCCCTGGGATGGCTGCCGACGAAGATCCCAACGCGAGCACTGATCCCGCTCAACGCGGAGTGGCAGGACTCTACAACACCGGCAAGCTGGCTTTCGTGGCCAACATCGGCTCCTTGATCGATTACATGACCGCCACAACGTATGCGAGCACCCAGAAACCCTTGGGTCTGTTCTCCCACGCCGACTTGCAACGACACTGGATGAGCGGCGTTCCGCAGACCCGCAACGGGCTGACAGGATGGGGTGGTCGACTTGCCGACGCAATGCAAGCCACCAATCAGAATCCCAGCGTTTCGATGAACATTTCGATCGGCGGAGTGAACTTGTTTCAAACTGGCGGTTCCGTGATTCCCTACACGATCACCGCAAGCAACCCGTCAGGAAGCACTCCTGCAACGCCAGCGACCGTTGTGGCAGGCTACTCGCCTGATCTCAGTACGACGAACTATCAAAACCGTATCTTCTCGCGCAACATCAACGGCTTTCTCGATCAGACCTACAGCAACTTGCTCTCTCAATCGCTGGTCGATGTGAACAAGAACTCAATAGACGCGGCGATTGCGTTCAACGAAGCAGTCAACACCGTCACAGTAAACACTCCGTTCAACAGTGAGTCGCCAAGTAGCCAAATGGAAACGATCGCGCGCGTGATCGGTGCCAACAGCGTTCTTCAGCAAGGACGCCAAGTGTTCTTTGTGTCGCTCGGTGGCTGGGACAATCACGGCGACTTGATGACCGCGCACGAAGGCAACCTTTCACGGGTCAGCCGCGCCTTGACGTCGTTCTATCACGCCTTGGAAGAACTCGGACTGGAGAACGACGTGCTGACGTTCACCGCTTCGGACTTCGCGCGAACACTCAGTACCAACGGCAAGGGAAGCGACCATGCGTGGGGCGGGAATCAGATCGTGATGGGAGGCGGAATCAACGGCGGCAAGATCTACGGACAGTTCCCGACCTCTCTCGCCATGGGCACCGATATTTACCTGAACCGTGGACGCTTGATCCCAACGACCTCCGTCGATTCGCTGGCCGCCGAAATCGCCATGTGGTTCGGGATCAGTAACGGTCCTGACCTGGTAGACATTCTGCCCAACATCCGTACATTCTACGGTGCTGGTGAGACAACAACGCCGCTGCAAATGTTCGGTTAG
- a CDS encoding DUF1800 domain-containing protein, with protein sequence MNAKIQASQFLSKATFGPDEASIEALADRILQIGNMRAFGEWIDQQFELPVSSQEQVARDIIATDGREPDMANVGIQDYRYQAWWHIALTGEDQLRQRVAYALSQIFVIGDSGAGFNNNAGRDIGGGEQSIPDWLGMSNYYDMLAAGASGSYRDLLGQVTYHPCMGVWLSSVRNLKSNVALGRYPDENYAREIMQLFSVGLYELHQDGRPRLNANGELIPTYDNDQIKELARVFTGMKYYHNGSNSFYTGLNLGDPMMVDQSQHDNNYNYAEDPNVPGQVDPNERHSKIVFGVTLDPLPVPMTNEDAKAEIDQALDVVANHPNVAPFICIRLIQRLVKSNPSRGYVRRVTRVFNNNGQGQRGDLKAVVKAILTDPELFAGQRTRRLSNPPRVEVITRGTEYSRMKEPILRITGMIRALRPSSDYPNGYMMLSRSIESDLGQMPYRSPTVFNYYLPDYQPPGALTTYVPSRRNPFGALYAPEFQILTAVTANRTLNRMYYSARNRYMQYGMRVGTCRITFDLDEEIEMAKDLANMEPILQRFDLLLCHGSLSEETKTIIKDAIAAETLNQNTRNVGRLEEALLAVLISPDCVIEE encoded by the coding sequence ATGAATGCAAAGATTCAAGCGTCGCAGTTCTTGTCCAAGGCGACGTTTGGTCCCGACGAAGCGTCGATTGAAGCGTTGGCCGATCGGATCTTGCAAATCGGCAACATGCGTGCGTTCGGCGAATGGATCGATCAGCAATTTGAGTTGCCCGTTTCATCGCAGGAGCAAGTTGCTCGCGACATCATCGCTACCGACGGACGTGAGCCTGACATGGCGAATGTCGGCATCCAAGATTATCGCTATCAGGCATGGTGGCATATCGCTTTGACAGGCGAAGATCAGTTGCGACAGCGAGTTGCTTACGCGTTGTCGCAAATCTTTGTCATCGGCGATTCAGGTGCAGGATTCAACAACAACGCCGGCCGCGACATCGGCGGTGGTGAGCAAAGTATCCCCGATTGGCTGGGCATGAGCAATTACTATGACATGCTCGCGGCCGGTGCATCGGGCAGCTATCGAGACTTGCTCGGGCAGGTGACGTATCATCCGTGCATGGGCGTCTGGCTCAGTTCGGTTCGGAATCTGAAGTCGAATGTGGCATTGGGGCGTTACCCCGATGAAAACTACGCACGTGAGATCATGCAGTTGTTTTCGGTCGGTCTTTATGAACTGCACCAAGACGGGCGGCCCAGGCTGAACGCCAATGGGGAGCTGATTCCGACTTACGACAACGATCAAATCAAAGAGCTGGCTCGCGTGTTCACTGGAATGAAGTACTATCACAACGGGTCCAACAGCTTTTACACCGGTCTGAATCTCGGCGATCCGATGATGGTGGATCAGTCTCAGCACGACAACAATTACAACTACGCCGAAGACCCCAACGTTCCTGGTCAGGTCGACCCCAACGAACGGCACAGCAAAATTGTTTTCGGCGTGACTCTGGACCCTTTGCCGGTTCCGATGACCAACGAAGACGCGAAGGCTGAGATCGACCAAGCCCTCGATGTCGTTGCCAACCATCCTAATGTTGCGCCTTTCATCTGCATCAGGTTGATTCAGCGTTTGGTCAAGTCCAATCCGTCGCGTGGCTACGTTCGTCGCGTTACGCGTGTCTTCAATAACAACGGACAAGGACAGCGCGGGGACCTCAAAGCGGTGGTCAAAGCCATTTTGACGGATCCCGAGCTGTTTGCCGGACAACGGACGCGACGATTGAGTAACCCGCCGCGAGTGGAAGTCATCACTCGGGGGACCGAGTACAGTCGAATGAAGGAGCCCATCCTGCGTATCACGGGAATGATCCGAGCACTGCGTCCATCGTCGGACTACCCAAACGGTTACATGATGCTGTCTCGCTCGATCGAAAGTGACCTTGGACAGATGCCGTATCGGTCACCCACCGTGTTCAATTATTACTTGCCCGACTACCAACCACCCGGTGCATTGACCACCTATGTTCCCTCCCGGCGGAATCCTTTTGGTGCTTTGTATGCCCCTGAATTTCAGATCTTGACCGCGGTAACGGCTAACCGGACGTTGAATCGGATGTATTACAGCGCCCGAAACAGGTACATGCAGTACGGCATGCGTGTGGGGACGTGCAGGATCACATTTGATTTGGACGAAGAAATCGAGATGGCCAAGGATCTGGCGAACATGGAGCCGATCTTGCAGCGTTTCGACTTGTTGCTCTGTCACGGTTCGTTGAGCGAAGAAACCAAGACGATTATCAAGGATGCGATCGCTGCAGAAACGCTGAACCAGAATACTCGCAACGTCGGGCGGCTAGAGGAAGCCTTGCTCGCAGTGTTGATTTCGCCCGACTGCGTGATTGAAGAGTAG
- the moaA gene encoding GTP 3',8-cyclase MoaA: protein MDERKTSANSNQLSGSPVKLPVSDNVSMPLIDVFGRVHRSLRISVTDRCNLRCFYCMPETGAEFAPREKLLTFEEIERLVSLLVDRCGIHSVRITGGEPLVRRDLDRLIKMLAALDRLDDLSLTTNGLLLAEQAERLRDSGLRRLNISLDTVDEATFLRISRRKGIDQVISGIDAALRVGFDSIKLNTTAMKGITQTEIVDLVRFAIERDVELRFIEFMALDTDRAWQKADVLSGDEIRAIIESHFGKLTERDRPHASQPAESFQLSGGARIGLIRSVSVPFCNACDRLRLTADGAIRNCLFAQNEFPIRDKMRGGASDEELLDVIVTAVSAKAAGHGMNDVFFSPPDRPMYSIGG, encoded by the coding sequence TTGGACGAACGTAAGACCTCCGCCAATTCCAATCAGCTCTCGGGTTCTCCCGTCAAGTTGCCCGTCTCTGACAACGTTTCGATGCCTTTGATCGACGTCTTTGGTCGTGTGCATCGATCGTTGCGCATCAGCGTGACCGACCGCTGTAACCTGCGTTGTTTTTATTGCATGCCCGAAACGGGTGCAGAGTTTGCGCCGCGAGAGAAATTGCTGACTTTTGAAGAAATTGAGAGGCTGGTTTCGCTGCTCGTTGATCGGTGCGGGATTCATAGTGTTCGGATCACGGGTGGTGAGCCACTGGTACGCCGCGATCTGGATCGGTTGATCAAAATGTTGGCTGCGCTGGATCGATTGGATGATTTGTCGCTGACCACCAATGGTTTGTTGTTGGCCGAACAAGCCGAGCGTTTACGTGATTCAGGCCTGCGACGATTGAACATCAGCTTGGACACGGTAGACGAAGCGACGTTTCTGAGAATCTCGCGACGCAAAGGGATTGATCAGGTGATCAGCGGAATCGACGCTGCGTTGCGTGTCGGGTTCGACTCGATCAAGCTCAACACGACCGCGATGAAAGGCATCACGCAAACGGAGATCGTTGACTTGGTTCGATTTGCCATTGAGCGTGATGTGGAGCTTCGGTTCATCGAGTTCATGGCTTTGGACACCGATCGCGCATGGCAGAAAGCCGATGTCCTCAGCGGTGATGAAATTCGGGCAATCATCGAATCCCATTTTGGCAAGCTGACCGAACGAGATCGTCCCCATGCATCTCAGCCTGCGGAAAGTTTTCAACTTTCCGGCGGTGCGCGAATCGGTTTGATTCGGTCTGTCAGTGTGCCCTTTTGCAACGCCTGTGACCGTCTGCGGCTGACCGCCGATGGCGCAATCCGAAATTGTCTGTTTGCCCAGAACGAGTTTCCGATACGCGACAAAATGCGAGGCGGAGCGAGCGACGAAGAGTTGCTCGATGTGATCGTGACTGCGGTTTCCGCGAAAGCCGCCGGCCACGGCATGAACGACGTGTTTTTTTCGCCCCCCGATCGGCCGATGTATTCGATCGGAGGCTAG